The Paracholeplasma brassicae genome includes the window GCATGTAAGGTGAATATTCAAGGCATAAGCAACTATTTTATTTCAATGTTACGACGGTGACGCCATTAAGTCCTTCACCCTCGACACCAGGACGATGTGATTTCACGTAAGGTGAACGTTTTAACGTTTCCATGACCGCTTTTTTTACGGCGCCTGTCCCAAAGCCGTGAATAATAATCACTTGATGTATGGCATTTAAACTTGCCGTATCTAAGAACTTATCAACTTCTTCATAAACTTCTTCGTATCTGAACCCTCTTAAATCAAGTGTCATTTTGGCCTCTGAGAAGGTTTTTGTTGTAACCGTCGATTTCTTAACTTCTTTTGAGGTAATTTTAGGTTTTTGCGATTTCGTTAGATTTGAGGCTTCAAACTCTAGCTCGAA containing:
- a CDS encoding Smr/MutS family protein, with the protein product MNKKTRQIEIDKDKILKEVKDKADKELIDVRRRASELIKTLEDQTLKDHEVADLKYNLKQLGIDDISTNEEVKTFKRGDYVHIKSYNQTGQITGVNKNRYKVKFGVFELEFEASNLTKSQKPKITSKEVKKSTVTTKTFSEAKMTLDLRGFRYEEVYEEVDKFLDTASLNAIHQVIIIHGFGTGAVKKAVMETLKRSPYVKSHRPGVEGEGLNGVTVVTLK